In one window of Lewinella sp. 4G2 DNA:
- a CDS encoding FG-GAP-like repeat-containing protein, whose amino-acid sequence MSTQNTHSPRKRDLLRKFNKLATRIERRLRSAPSTKYSTRVRARLQRYVTALERMGTNVRAVGGSAAFILTLLAANPVQAQQVPTFIEVPNDVGYYSSPAYVDIDGDGDQDLVAGNFDGNFILFTNDGSGNFIEANDNPFGGFDVGNYANPSFADIDGDGDEDLISGASSGEVIVFSNDGNGAFSAGSPLPGVSVNNRSAPSFVDIDDDGDEDLVVGEGNGNFSLFIKDGTGTFITAPTNPFSSFDVGSLAHPTFFDIDGDEHEDLISGNLNGEFLVFLNDGNNIFSEASLNPLDGFNTDGYATPTFADIDGDGDQDLVSGNYAGIFLVFSNDGSNNFTEVIDDPLADLFAQSNSSPTFFDLDGDGDEDLVSGNEYGELIVFSQDASGAFNGPNLYLLGGLRTDLYTTPTFVDIDGDMDQDLVSGGYDGRFDVFLNDGSNTFVKADPNPLDGLRGGENSAPAFVDVDGDGDLDLVSGNAYGTFVVFTNGGTNGFSAAVSNPFDSFDVGNRSKPTFVDIDGDGDQDLVSGARDGSFKIFYNDGMNVFTEANPNPLDGFDVGSNSTPTFVDIDGDGDQDLVSGNSRGFFRLFKNITGVASLISTNEATAGTDFGSSIFQNEENGATITYTVTNDGGDPITNLTVVADNDDFTVSNLSATTLAGGESATFDVQFTPGSAGIKSAGISVTTDEGAMAAFDVTGEAVTGTVYLEETDLYYEGITPAIQASTQPGTIFLEARQFNEVADFSGTQLTIRIGLPE is encoded by the coding sequence ATGAGTACTCAAAACACTCATTCCCCCCGCAAGCGCGATCTGCTGCGGAAATTCAACAAATTAGCTACGCGCATCGAGCGCCGGTTGCGCAGCGCGCCCTCCACTAAATACAGCACCCGCGTCCGCGCCCGATTGCAACGCTACGTTACTGCGCTGGAACGGATGGGCACGAATGTGCGAGCCGTAGGGGGGTCGGCAGCATTTATTCTCACGCTGCTAGCGGCCAACCCGGTTCAGGCGCAGCAGGTGCCAACCTTTATCGAGGTGCCGAATGATGTTGGCTATTACTCCAGTCCCGCCTACGTCGATATCGACGGGGACGGGGATCAGGACCTCGTCGCGGGAAACTTCGACGGCAACTTTATTCTCTTCACCAACGATGGGTCAGGTAATTTCATCGAGGCTAATGACAATCCGTTTGGTGGCTTTGACGTCGGTAATTATGCTAACCCAAGCTTTGCCGATATTGATGGGGACGGCGACGAAGACCTAATATCGGGGGCATCATCTGGAGAAGTCATCGTATTTAGCAACGATGGGAACGGAGCCTTTTCCGCTGGCAGCCCATTGCCCGGCGTATCCGTTAATAATCGATCGGCACCCAGCTTTGTCGACATCGACGACGACGGAGACGAAGACCTGGTTGTAGGAGAGGGAAATGGCAACTTCAGTTTGTTTATTAAAGATGGTACGGGCACCTTCATCACGGCGCCCACCAATCCTTTTTCTAGCTTTGATGTTGGCAGTTTAGCCCATCCTACCTTTTTTGATATAGATGGGGATGAGCACGAAGATCTCATTTCGGGGAACCTCAATGGCGAATTTCTCGTGTTTCTCAATGACGGAAATAATATCTTCTCCGAGGCCAGTTTGAATCCCCTTGACGGGTTTAATACCGATGGCTATGCCACACCTACTTTTGCTGATATTGATGGAGACGGGGATCAGGATTTAGTGTCAGGAAACTATGCCGGTATTTTTCTCGTCTTCAGCAACGACGGATCGAACAACTTCACTGAGGTCATCGATGATCCATTGGCTGACTTGTTCGCACAAAGTAATTCCTCGCCGACTTTCTTCGATCTAGATGGAGACGGGGACGAGGATCTCGTCTCAGGAAATGAATACGGCGAGCTCATCGTTTTCAGTCAAGATGCATCGGGCGCTTTCAACGGACCTAACCTCTATCTTCTAGGGGGCTTAAGGACCGACCTGTACACTACCCCCACTTTCGTGGATATTGATGGGGACATGGACCAGGACCTGGTCTCGGGCGGCTACGATGGTAGGTTTGATGTTTTTTTGAACGACGGATCAAACACATTTGTCAAGGCAGACCCCAATCCTCTGGATGGTCTCCGCGGTGGAGAAAACTCCGCCCCCGCCTTTGTCGATGTTGACGGAGATGGTGACCTGGACCTCGTCTCCGGAAATGCGTACGGTACATTTGTAGTGTTTACAAACGGCGGTACGAATGGTTTTTCCGCGGCTGTTTCTAACCCTTTTGATAGCTTTGACGTCGGCAATAGATCCAAACCGACCTTTGTCGATATCGACGGAGACGGGGACCAAGACTTAGTCTCAGGCGCGCGTGACGGCTCCTTTAAGATCTTCTATAATGATGGGATGAACGTTTTCACCGAGGCTAACCCTAACCCTCTGGATGGTTTTGATGTCGGCAGTAACTCCACGCCCACATTCGTCGACATTGACGGGGACGGGGATCAAGACCTAGTTTCGGGGAATAGTAGAGGATTCTTTCGCCTTTTCAAGAATATTACTGGCGTTGCATCACTGATAAGCACCAACGAGGCTACCGCCGGCACCGATTTTGGCTCCTCTATTTTTCAAAACGAAGAGAATGGTGCGACCATCACCTACACAGTGACCAACGATGGTGGCGACCCCATTACGAACCTCACGGTCGTAGCAGATAACGATGATTTCACCGTGTCCAATCTCAGCGCGACCACTCTGGCAGGGGGAGAGTCGGCCACCTTCGACGTCCAGTTCACGCCCGGCTCGGCGGGGATAAAGTCCGCTGGCATTAGCGTCACTACCGACGAAGGGGCCATGGCAGCTTTTGACGTAACGGGTGAAGCCGTAACCGGCACCGTCTATCTGGAAGAAACCGATTTGTACTACGAAGGCATCACCCCCGCCATCCAGGCCTCGACCCAGCCGGGGACGATCTTCCTGGAGGCCCGGCAGTTCAACGAAGTGGCGGACTTTAGCGGGACACAGCTGACGATACGGATTGGGTTGCCGGAGTAG
- a CDS encoding septum formation initiator family protein → MATKKKTDPVTTLINKLPPYVRNRYFVTLVLFTIWMVFMDRHDVLTQLQLSSTVDRLEEELAGYDAKIDAAEAEKLDMESNRERFARESYYMQKDDEDVFIIVEEE, encoded by the coding sequence ATGGCTACGAAGAAAAAGACCGACCCCGTAACGACCCTCATCAACAAGCTGCCACCCTACGTGCGCAACCGCTACTTCGTTACGCTCGTCCTCTTCACCATCTGGATGGTCTTTATGGATCGCCACGACGTCCTCACCCAACTCCAACTCAGTAGCACCGTTGACCGCCTGGAGGAAGAACTGGCTGGATACGACGCCAAGATCGACGCCGCCGAAGCCGAAAAGCTGGACATGGAAAGTAACCGCGAACGCTTCGCCCGCGAGAGTTACTACATGCAGAAGGATGATGAGGACGTGTTCATTATTGTGGAGGAGGAGTAG
- the eno gene encoding phosphopyruvate hydratase has protein sequence MSSILDIRARQILDSRGNPTVEVEVITGEGIVGRAAVPSGASTGKYEAVELRDGDKDVYLGKGVLKAVANVEEKIGEELIGVDVTDQRYIDETMLELDGTPNKSKLGANAILGVSLACAKAAALEQNLPLYRYVGGVNAHTMPVPMMNILNGGSHADNSIDFQEFMIVPLGADTFSEALRMGTETFHHLKSVLKSKGYSTNVGDEGGFAPNIKSNDEAIEIVLESIEKAGYKPGDDMMIAMDAAASEFFDSKEGVYHFHKSDGRKIESAAMVDYWKQWVDKYPIFSIEDGLDEDDWKGWAALNQSFGDRCQLVGDDLFVTNTERLSRGIAEGSANSILVKVNQIGSLTETINTVNMAHRAGYTSVMSHRSGETEDVTIADLAVALNCGQIKTGSASRSDRIAKYNQLLRIEEELGSTAYFPGRDLLKKLGK, from the coding sequence ATGAGCTCAATCTTAGACATCCGCGCCCGGCAAATCCTTGATTCCCGTGGCAACCCTACCGTTGAGGTAGAAGTAATTACCGGCGAAGGCATTGTCGGCCGCGCAGCCGTTCCTTCCGGCGCCTCCACCGGCAAGTACGAAGCAGTGGAACTCCGTGACGGTGACAAGGATGTCTACCTGGGCAAGGGCGTCCTCAAGGCCGTCGCCAACGTCGAAGAAAAGATCGGCGAAGAACTCATCGGCGTCGACGTGACCGACCAGCGGTACATCGACGAGACCATGCTCGAGCTCGACGGCACGCCCAACAAGAGCAAGCTCGGTGCCAACGCCATCCTCGGTGTTTCCCTCGCCTGTGCGAAAGCTGCGGCCTTGGAGCAGAATCTGCCCCTCTACCGTTACGTCGGTGGCGTGAACGCCCACACGATGCCCGTGCCGATGATGAACATCCTCAACGGCGGTAGCCACGCGGATAACAGCATCGACTTCCAGGAATTCATGATCGTGCCCCTCGGAGCCGATACGTTCAGCGAGGCCCTGCGCATGGGCACGGAGACCTTCCACCACCTGAAGAGCGTGCTGAAGTCCAAAGGCTACTCCACCAACGTCGGTGACGAAGGCGGTTTTGCCCCCAACATCAAGAGCAACGACGAGGCCATCGAGATCGTCCTCGAATCCATCGAAAAGGCCGGCTACAAGCCCGGCGACGATATGATGATCGCCATGGATGCCGCTGCTTCCGAGTTCTTCGACAGCAAGGAGGGTGTTTACCACTTCCACAAGTCCGACGGCCGCAAGATCGAATCTGCCGCCATGGTTGACTACTGGAAGCAGTGGGTGGACAAGTACCCGATCTTCTCCATTGAAGACGGCCTCGACGAGGACGACTGGAAAGGTTGGGCCGCCCTCAACCAAAGCTTCGGCGACCGTTGCCAGTTGGTGGGGGACGACCTGTTCGTTACCAACACCGAGCGGCTCAGTCGCGGCATCGCCGAAGGCAGCGCCAACTCCATCCTCGTCAAGGTTAACCAGATCGGTAGCCTTACCGAAACGATCAACACCGTCAACATGGCCCACCGCGCCGGCTACACCAGCGTAATGAGCCACCGCTCCGGTGAAACGGAAGATGTTACCATCGCCGACCTCGCCGTGGCCCTCAACTGTGGCCAGATCAAGACTGGTTCCGCCAGCCGTTCCGACAGAATCGCCAAGTACAACCAGTTGCTCCGCATCGAGGAGGAGCTCGGTAGCACGGCCTACTTCCCCGGCCGCGATTTGCTGAAGAAGTTGGGTAAGTAA
- the carA gene encoding glutamine-hydrolyzing carbamoyl-phosphate synthase small subunit, with protein sequence MEQQPAILLLADGTTFEGKAAGKIGTTVGEICFNTGMTGYQEVFTDPSYYGQLLVATNAHIGNYGTADADTESDSVKIAGLIVKNFTVPYSRNLADASIQDYLEKEGLVGISDVDTRAIVRHIRTKGAMNGIISSESTDGKFDLDALKKQLAAAPDMDGLELASKVTTKEAYTLGDEATAKYRVAVLDLGTKQNILRNFTKRDCFVKVFPAKSGMEAIRAFNPDGLFISNGPGDPGAMDYAVDTAKAMLEEEKPMFGICLGHQILARAVDIPTYKMHHGHRGINHPVKNLITGKSEITSQNHGFGVSPEAIEANLDVVEVTHRNLNDDTIEGIRIVGKPAFSVQYHPEASPGPHDAAYLFDQFVDSIKMSKK encoded by the coding sequence ATGGAACAACAACCCGCAATCCTACTACTGGCTGACGGCACGACCTTCGAGGGGAAGGCCGCCGGAAAGATTGGCACCACCGTTGGTGAGATCTGTTTTAACACCGGGATGACCGGCTACCAGGAGGTATTTACCGACCCCAGCTACTACGGCCAGTTGCTCGTAGCGACGAACGCCCACATCGGGAATTACGGGACGGCGGACGCGGATACGGAATCTGACTCCGTGAAGATTGCCGGCCTGATCGTGAAGAACTTCACGGTGCCCTACAGCCGCAACCTCGCGGATGCTTCCATCCAGGACTACCTAGAAAAGGAAGGCCTCGTGGGCATCAGCGACGTGGATACCCGCGCCATCGTACGCCACATCCGCACGAAGGGCGCCATGAACGGCATCATCTCCAGCGAAAGCACGGACGGTAAATTCGACCTGGACGCACTGAAAAAGCAGCTCGCCGCGGCCCCCGATATGGACGGCCTGGAGCTGGCTAGCAAGGTGACGACCAAGGAAGCCTACACCCTCGGTGACGAGGCGACGGCGAAGTACCGCGTGGCCGTGCTGGACCTGGGCACCAAGCAGAACATATTGCGCAACTTCACCAAGCGGGATTGCTTCGTGAAGGTATTCCCCGCCAAATCCGGCATGGAAGCCATCCGCGCCTTCAACCCCGACGGCCTCTTCATCTCCAATGGCCCCGGCGACCCCGGCGCGATGGATTACGCCGTCGATACCGCCAAAGCGATGCTGGAAGAGGAGAAGCCGATGTTCGGCATCTGCCTCGGCCACCAGATCCTGGCCCGCGCCGTGGATATCCCCACCTACAAGATGCACCACGGGCACCGGGGGATCAACCACCCCGTTAAGAACCTGATCACGGGTAAATCCGAGATCACCAGCCAGAACCACGGTTTCGGCGTAAGCCCCGAAGCCATCGAGGCCAACCTCGACGTAGTGGAAGTGACCCACCGCAACCTGAACGACGACACGATCGAAGGCATCCGCATCGTCGGCAAGCCCGCCTTCTCCGTACAGTACCACCCGGAAGCAAGCCCCGGCCCGCACGACGCCGCTTACCTGTTTGACCAGTTCGTCGACTCCATCAAAATGAGTAAAAAGTAG
- a CDS encoding App1 family protein has protein sequence MAISSALKSIGKFAHREWDDLVDRLNWGNDKPVTVANYIGFGREDYLFITGRVLRDRGIRRDERDKLWDNISNNFRRFNSREIPGAKVKITWGDYTFERTTNDEGYFHVEHHCPEDKTVRSDDGLWQEAEITVVSIPDEADLNIVSHSAVVVPTEAEFGIISDIDDTILKTDVTSRFKIKTMIHTILKNAGNRLAFAGVSDFYNALKLGPDEKGFNPFFYVSNSPWNLYDLLVDFLSINHFPRGPVLLRDFGLPSEDKTFSYKTHKADMVKRVLDTYPHLNFILVGDSGEHDTDIYLEAARNNPGRILCIYIRDVQSERRAKRIEALIENTTDIEVQLVGDYADALTHARERGWVV, from the coding sequence ATGGCCATATCATCCGCACTAAAATCCATCGGTAAATTCGCTCACCGGGAATGGGACGACCTCGTCGACCGCCTCAACTGGGGGAACGACAAACCCGTCACCGTCGCCAACTACATCGGTTTTGGCCGGGAGGATTACCTCTTCATCACCGGCCGGGTGCTGCGGGACCGGGGTATCCGCCGCGACGAGCGCGATAAGCTGTGGGACAACATCTCCAACAACTTCCGCCGCTTTAACTCCCGGGAGATTCCCGGCGCCAAGGTCAAGATCACCTGGGGTGACTACACTTTTGAGCGGACGACCAATGACGAAGGCTACTTCCACGTTGAACACCACTGCCCCGAGGACAAAACGGTCCGGTCTGACGACGGGCTGTGGCAGGAGGCGGAGATCACCGTCGTCAGTATTCCCGACGAGGCGGACCTCAACATTGTCTCCCATTCGGCCGTCGTCGTGCCCACCGAAGCGGAGTTTGGAATCATCAGCGATATCGACGATACGATCCTCAAGACGGATGTGACCAGCAGGTTCAAGATCAAAACGATGATCCACACCATCCTGAAGAACGCGGGGAATCGCCTTGCCTTTGCCGGCGTATCCGATTTCTACAATGCCCTCAAGCTCGGGCCGGACGAAAAGGGTTTCAACCCCTTCTTCTACGTCTCCAATTCCCCCTGGAACTTGTACGATTTGCTGGTGGACTTTCTCAGCATCAACCACTTCCCCCGCGGGCCCGTCCTGCTGCGTGATTTTGGTCTGCCCAGTGAGGACAAGACCTTCAGCTACAAGACCCACAAGGCCGATATGGTGAAGCGGGTGCTCGATACCTATCCCCACCTCAACTTCATCTTGGTAGGTGACTCCGGCGAACACGATACGGACATCTACCTCGAGGCCGCCCGCAACAACCCCGGCCGCATCCTATGCATTTACATCCGGGACGTCCAGAGTGAACGGCGGGCCAAACGCATCGAAGCCCTCATCGAAAACACAACCGACATCGAAGTGCAACTCGTCGGCGACTACGCGGACGCGCTCACTCACGCTCGGGAACGTGGCTGGGTGGTTTGA
- the mscL gene encoding large-conductance mechanosensitive channel protein MscL: protein MSGFFQEFKKFAVKGNMIDLAVGIIIGAAFNKIVDVLVKQIIMPPLGWLTAGVDLADLKWVIDPPKLDEAGAVVSPGVVIGYGMFIEAMMDFFIVALTLFVVIRFINRLKDKAEDDKNQTVPTPKDIQLLSEIRDEMKLMNGKSAA, encoded by the coding sequence ATGAGTGGTTTCTTCCAAGAATTCAAAAAGTTTGCCGTCAAGGGCAACATGATCGACTTGGCGGTTGGCATCATCATCGGTGCCGCGTTTAATAAGATCGTTGACGTACTCGTCAAGCAAATCATCATGCCTCCCCTCGGCTGGCTGACGGCCGGGGTAGACTTGGCGGATCTGAAATGGGTCATCGACCCGCCTAAACTGGACGAAGCCGGTGCCGTCGTTTCCCCGGGAGTAGTGATTGGCTACGGCATGTTCATCGAAGCAATGATGGATTTCTTCATAGTTGCCCTGACGCTGTTCGTCGTGATTCGTTTCATTAACCGGCTTAAGGATAAGGCGGAGGACGATAAGAACCAGACCGTTCCTACCCCAAAGGACATCCAGTTGCTCTCCGAGATCCGCGACGAAATGAAGTTGATGAACGGGAAGTCAGCTGCGTAA
- a CDS encoding response regulator: MDAIKILWADDEIDLLKPQLLFLKKKGYEVTTVTNGHDALEELEGDVEFDVVFLDESMPGLTGLETLSRIRNTNTSIPVVMITKNEAEDVMEEAIGSQIAGYLLKPVNPMQILLTLKRIIDEKRLVREKTNTEYQQDFRQLLMEINSGLNKEEWVDMYKKIINWELKLDDSQSEQMGEILAVQKKEANAEFCKFIERNYLDWVKGEDAPTMSHNLMRKKVLPHLSKDVPTVMVLLDNMRFDQWKVIEPYLSELFRVEEEDYFYSILPTATQYSRNAIFAGMMPSDIAKHYKQWWKNDADEGGKNMHEADLLGKQMERLMKRKEIKWDYTKVTRTNFARQMQDRALDFLNNDFSVIVYNFIDMLSHARTEMEVLKELAGDEKAYRSLTRSWFENSPLWATLRKLAERDVQLIVTTDHGTIRVNTPSRVVGDRDTSTNLRYKLGRNLNYEERDVLEVRDPQKALLPRPNLSSSFIFAKEDKFFLYPNNYNYYNNYYRDTFQHGGISLEEVICPVIRLRSR, encoded by the coding sequence ATGGACGCCATTAAAATTCTCTGGGCCGACGACGAGATCGACCTGCTCAAACCCCAACTCCTCTTCCTCAAAAAGAAAGGCTACGAAGTCACTACCGTCACCAACGGCCACGACGCCCTGGAAGAACTGGAGGGGGACGTAGAATTTGACGTCGTATTCCTCGATGAGTCCATGCCCGGTCTCACCGGTCTGGAAACCCTAAGCCGGATCCGCAATACGAATACCTCCATCCCCGTGGTGATGATCACCAAGAATGAGGCCGAGGACGTGATGGAAGAAGCCATCGGCAGCCAGATTGCCGGCTACCTGCTCAAGCCCGTCAACCCCATGCAGATCCTGCTGACGCTGAAGCGGATCATCGACGAGAAACGCCTCGTCCGCGAAAAAACCAACACGGAATACCAGCAGGACTTCCGCCAACTCCTCATGGAGATCAACAGCGGCCTCAACAAGGAGGAGTGGGTCGATATGTACAAGAAGATCATCAACTGGGAACTGAAGCTGGACGACAGCCAGAGCGAACAGATGGGCGAGATCCTGGCCGTCCAGAAAAAGGAAGCCAACGCAGAATTCTGCAAGTTCATCGAACGCAACTACCTCGACTGGGTGAAGGGGGAGGACGCCCCCACCATGTCCCACAACCTGATGCGTAAAAAGGTGCTACCCCATCTCAGCAAGGACGTCCCTACCGTAATGGTGCTGCTCGACAACATGCGCTTCGACCAGTGGAAGGTCATCGAGCCCTACCTGAGCGAACTCTTCCGCGTGGAGGAAGAGGACTACTTCTACAGCATCCTCCCCACGGCGACGCAGTACTCCCGCAACGCCATTTTCGCGGGGATGATGCCCTCCGACATCGCTAAACACTACAAACAGTGGTGGAAGAACGACGCGGACGAAGGTGGCAAGAACATGCACGAAGCCGACCTCCTCGGCAAGCAAATGGAGCGCCTGATGAAGCGCAAGGAGATCAAGTGGGATTACACCAAGGTCACCCGTACCAACTTCGCCCGCCAGATGCAGGACCGGGCCTTGGACTTCCTCAACAATGACTTCTCCGTCATCGTATACAACTTCATCGACATGCTCAGCCACGCGCGCACGGAGATGGAAGTCCTTAAGGAGTTGGCCGGCGACGAAAAGGCCTACCGCAGCCTCACCCGCAGCTGGTTCGAGAATTCCCCCCTCTGGGCCACCCTCCGCAAACTGGCCGAGCGCGACGTGCAGTTGATCGTGACGACCGACCACGGCACCATCCGCGTCAACACCCCCAGCCGGGTGGTGGGGGACCGGGATACCAGTACCAATCTCCGTTACAAATTAGGCCGCAACCTCAACTACGAGGAACGGGACGTACTTGAGGTGCGGGATCCCCAAAAAGCCCTCCTCCCCCGCCCCAACCTGAGCTCCTCGTTCATCTTTGCGAAGGAGGATAAATTCTTCCTCTACCCCAACAACTACAACTACTACAACAATTACTACCGCGATACCTTCCAGCACGGCGGCATCTCGCTGGAGGAGGTGATCTGTCCGGTCATTCGTTTGCGGTCGCGCTAG
- a CDS encoding OmpP1/FadL family transporter, whose amino-acid sequence MTRLFLSVLPLLLLSVSELMAQAPLPQVLPSRVEDAIRLSTVNLQGSARFMGTGGSMTPIGVDVSTMHVNPAGIGYNRSSYASASVGYTNRSITSLLRGNGTNRGISENTGTITVPNLSFVYTNSSQESDYNSLNFGFSLARIADYNEVIRYSGDSGGSILDALTEDFNDSFFDDFRSNLLNVIDPTLFDNIDVLPQNDRRALLQDEFGYFSDFDFDDAQQAQITRSGTVDRSGSMHEFALSLGGNLDDKLMWGIGLGIPFFSFTETKTYDEVDGRDEVTRFEDASFDEVLTQQGSGANFKLGAIYLPTPAARISLSIQSPTFMTIDETYQTELTYNYTFRDEALGGNARANGQPVIVNLRTPWRFSAGAGYIIGTSGFLSIDADYVNYAGNAFSELDFTLVDEAANADIDATLGSTFNVRAGGEINLNPLQLRFGVGYQTLPSLEPRFDQDESIITYSTGLGYNAGRFFVDVAARYAGRNNAYAPYRTFFVDPNVVDTERTRITGVLTVGYRGF is encoded by the coding sequence ATGACGCGTTTATTCCTTTCCGTTCTTCCCCTTCTCCTGTTGTCAGTTTCCGAGCTGATGGCCCAAGCACCGCTGCCTCAGGTACTGCCCAGCCGGGTAGAAGATGCCATTCGGCTCTCTACGGTCAATCTGCAAGGTTCCGCCCGCTTTATGGGCACCGGGGGGAGTATGACGCCGATTGGAGTGGACGTTTCGACCATGCACGTCAATCCAGCGGGCATTGGCTACAACCGAAGTAGTTACGCCTCGGCGTCAGTGGGTTATACTAACCGATCCATCACCTCCCTGCTGCGCGGTAACGGAACGAACCGTGGTATATCTGAGAATACGGGCACCATCACGGTACCGAACCTCTCTTTTGTCTATACCAACAGCAGCCAGGAGAGCGACTACAATTCGTTGAACTTTGGCTTCAGCCTGGCCCGTATAGCAGACTACAACGAAGTGATTCGCTATTCCGGTGACAGTGGTGGCTCCATCCTCGATGCCCTCACGGAGGATTTTAACGACAGTTTCTTCGATGATTTCAGGAGTAACCTGCTCAACGTCATCGACCCCACCTTATTTGATAACATCGACGTGCTTCCGCAAAATGACCGCCGCGCTTTGCTGCAGGATGAATTTGGCTACTTCTCCGACTTCGATTTTGATGACGCCCAACAGGCACAAATCACTCGGAGCGGTACCGTGGACCGGTCGGGCAGCATGCACGAGTTCGCGCTGAGCTTGGGTGGCAACCTTGACGATAAACTTATGTGGGGTATTGGCCTTGGCATCCCCTTCTTCTCCTTTACCGAAACCAAAACCTACGACGAGGTGGATGGCCGCGATGAGGTCACCCGCTTTGAGGACGCTTCCTTCGACGAAGTGCTGACGCAACAGGGCTCCGGCGCCAATTTTAAACTGGGGGCCATTTACTTGCCCACCCCCGCCGCTCGAATCAGCTTGTCCATTCAGTCGCCCACCTTCATGACGATTGACGAGACTTACCAGACGGAATTGACTTACAACTACACTTTCCGTGATGAAGCCCTCGGCGGTAACGCGCGAGCCAACGGTCAACCAGTAATCGTCAATCTGCGGACGCCCTGGCGGTTCTCGGCCGGCGCGGGCTACATTATCGGTACTAGCGGCTTCCTTTCTATCGATGCGGACTACGTGAATTACGCCGGTAACGCCTTCAGCGAACTCGACTTCACGCTGGTGGATGAGGCCGCCAATGCCGATATCGACGCTACGTTGGGATCCACCTTCAACGTTCGTGCCGGTGGGGAGATCAACCTCAACCCGCTGCAACTACGCTTTGGCGTTGGATACCAAACCTTGCCCTCGCTGGAGCCACGCTTCGATCAGGATGAATCAATCATTACCTACTCCACGGGCCTAGGCTACAACGCTGGTCGTTTCTTTGTGGACGTAGCCGCTCGCTACGCGGGGAGGAACAACGCTTACGCACCCTACCGTACTTTCTTCGTGGATCCCAACGTAGTGGACACGGAAAGAACCCGCATCACCGGAGTACTGACCGTGGGCTACCGGGGTTTCTAG